A stretch of DNA from Malus sylvestris chromosome 9, drMalSylv7.2, whole genome shotgun sequence:
gttgggactcaacgatgaatgaaaacaacaagtacttcgaatatgctcaacaagaacttctAACCATGTCCCACTTATGGCATAATGAAGTGACGTGAGTCTTGGAATGATTCGAAAATTTCGCAATTgaggtcatatcgtggacctccaagatattgtaaTATCCCTAACGGAACACGATTCGATATCGTCACTTTTCATTTATCtcagtagctaccatataagtgaaaacatcatcaatgataatCTTATTCCAATTCCATTATCTCAGCCAAaatagtatactggaccaagaattTTAAGTCTCAGAAGTAATCCAGATTAATATTATGAGATAGAAATGATTTGAGATAGTGATCGAGTACAGATTCATTTTGTGCTGTGACCTTtctcttctagggaagtgaatcctatgaacCGAGTGATTTGTCGTACTtcaggccaagacagattgattggctatttGTGTTGGGTTTTTACGggtcaaaattaggatgatgcaaagaattaggtttgtgttacctatttggttttggtgtcctatttgggtttggattttgacttcttagttggtttcctttgaggagagattttgttaattacctatttgattaggatttggatttacttcctattaggattcttattgttacctaagtcctatgcactataaataggaccttagggttagtgtattttGTATGGCTCATTCATGTGccaatttggtgagagtcaatatgtgagtttgtgagttagagggcaatttgggagaatcttctccgtttgtttgagttctctactcgtttggtttagggtttgtaatttgtgggatttgggttgtgagagtttaaacactcttttgtaatctctatttgtttagtgaaattccttgACGTGCTTTGGCCGTGGAGTAGGCCTTACGCTGAACCACGTAACACTCTtgttagtttgagattgtttgttttagctttcacctACGACATTGATATTTGGTACTTCGTTATAATTCGCTTCTGTTTGAGCATAAAAAGTACAACAATTTGTCAGTGTACCGAACCGTCCAACAGGGGTGCCAAACCGTTCAACAGGGGTGGGACATCCTTTAGGGATCTTGACTTgacgtccgttaagtacgtGTATCCTTACATGCATGTTTGCAACTAGTATATAATCtcatcactttagctagatcaaagGAATGCGTccggagcaacattctgaaagttAGAATTCATCACACTTGTGCGGTacggggatcgagatgagacatagtgggcaacgtccaaGCAAATTCAAGACATTCTACAGGAATGTTGATGTTCTTATCTCCCTCTAACGGTAGGAAGACTATCTCATTAAACTGACAATCCGCAAATGAGCGATAAAGAGATCGCATGCAAGGGCTCTAAGaaagctagtgtgaaggagaatcgtaatcgacaaagattcacatccttcttttgagGACCCATATTGGTACGTTGCAGCAGCGCatcttggcacatggaatgcacatccaaatgcgtaaatacgaaacgtcaggttcgtacccagtaaccaactataACGTCAAAAATGGTTGGGTGGAAATGGGCCTCAAGGCTGACCAACATAACTgcatacaagattgcatagccctaggaaAAACCAAAAGCTTGGTGAGTTAAGGTTCGGGTGATCATTGAAATTGCGCTTGATGATCACTCTGtgaggctatttggggtgaacatgggaattcgatgttcaattgTAAACCCAAAAGACATGCAATACTTATCAAAAACTGTCGATATAAACTCTATAGTATTATCCAATATTCCAGACTTtatgggataagtagggtggtgaacccttaaaatCGGTCaagaggtttagcagcaatgtgtgtggacgaACATATGACCAGTTTGccaattcatcaaccaaaaccatgagtatttatatggtccgcattttggttggatagtccacatatattcccttgaatccattgtgaaaatgggtgatttcgtatctttgcgagggatgatttagaaaatcaatttccctaatgagcaggcttggcaaagtgtgcttataggcacaagatccttactttgGGTAAGGAGATGCGTCGTGGCATCATtattcgacctaagtgtcccaaaaggtcatGTCAGAGCAAGTAAATTGCTCGAATCACCCGGCTCCAAGCCGACTACATATGGCGTGTTACCAATTGACCCATTTGCCGCAAAGaaaagcttcaggctcatttttggaggtggtgcaaagatattccactctattttctttaATCGTTTCATTCATGATCATTATTCTCTCAAAAATCCTTAAAACTCAACGACGTTTATCCATAACGAAGAAAATATAAGGTATCTTAAATGGTAAtttagtaccattcatacaacgaggagcgtgccaatgcttttaatcaggttggattGACCTAAAGtcattgttagagatgtgatttaggtataAAAGTTAGTATGCGTAGTATCGcattcatccaaacaacaaATTTTCCCACATTcatacctaatcacgtgtttaattaaATTCGGTCACATTTATACAAGAAACGTGATTCAATTAACTAATATtcaaggacaatatcaataagattatccataactaaaacatacaccaaacttgaatccaagaacaaagaaaaatgttcacaaagtaaatggtttactgaggggattcggccaacatgGCCAgccatattgactactagaatggtggagcaaaatttgtctcacatattgactactagaatggtactccttaacaacattggtaggggcacaaaTAGGTTCTTAACCAATGATCTCTTCCATTGAGACGGAAGTAGATTatgcagggttaaggtttggaaatattatcccttcttcttgaagttttaggtcttaggtaccaaggatcaCACTtcaggcatgatgccacaccttggcaggcctGATTCTACCATAAATTGTAAAAATAAACTCGAAATTGTATCCTGAGAGAGACAGACCCAAACTTAGGTTCGGTTGGCTCCAGCCAAAGTTAGAGAGGTCTGATTGGTAAGCCTCTGCCGAAGCAGAGCAATACCGTTCGATGCACCTTTCCTGAAGCAGAGCATGCTCTTTGGTGCATCCCTGCCGAAGCAGGGCACCACCATTTAGTAGACTCCAGCCGAAACTAGGGTTATACCGTTTGGTACCTCCCGGACGAATTGCTGAGGTACCTTTCTCTCACAAgtatggtagtaatcagattcgAGAAATTGGTAAACTTCCACTCTCTACATTGTTGCTTTAGAAGcaagttagaaacatggaaggacAAGAAACACATATTCTTGAGTCGAAattggatttataaacttcataatcatattcattcattgatgtaatcatggtgtgcttcaggcaatatCTTTCATGATTAAACTGGTCGTAaaagcgagccaaagagccatggaatcctcattCCGGAAGTATTTCCATTTATAATGCCTCGGGCAAAAGTCTTCAAATAAAGATCATGGCGGATGCTTATTCaactcttccatgccattgttggctacaatggtttctcagcttcttgatagtcaagtggagattcacgtcttgtacccacataaagtggtttcggTCAAGAAACATCCAATCAATGAAATCGAACTTGTTATGGTTCAACAATCCACTAAATGAAGGGAACAatattgtgattggtgctatgaaAATAAgatatccataagcatcaacgttagaacattcgggttctaagacatggtttacatgaaaaacgtcgggtttacatgggtgtattgttttaagAAACCTTCGGGTTTCAAGGGCACTAAAttcgaaactacaggttcaagtTTAGTTATGAACTTTCGGTTCATAAAAGGAGGCACctgtaagaacacaaaatacaatatacaactaagtgtagtggacttgggttgcttcaggaactcaagtaTGAGTGCTTCAGGACTATGAAAGGTAGCCAATAGTTCAAAGAAAcgaaataatttattgaatcgttaattgcCGAAAAGTGAACTtcaggccaataattttggattcattgtcagattaatggattgctggtcactttaattaattcagtAGATCGTAACCATTCAGGTTTAattgtagaagcaaaaagaATAATAACATTCGAGTTTAAATTATAGAGAATGccttggattaaaaaaaaaccatagccCAATATCGGTGGGCTTGGGTGTCGTGTGTAGGGCAAGGCCCTAAAAAGGCTTAGTGAGCCACAAGTTGCTACGGGGCAGCCCAATCATAGCTGCAGGCCATGAGTCTTTTTTGGGCAAGCCCAGTCGCAAAGGCTGGCTTGTTGTGGTCTCGGGCTGGAGTGCTAGCAAGCCCAACATTCGCTAGCTTGGGTTGAGGCGCTACAAATCCCAGTCGAAGCTGGCTTTATGGTTGGGCCATGACATGGCGAGCCCAGTAGCCATGGAAGCTATTGCAGGCATGCCGGGGCAAGAGGACAAGTCCAACAAGCTTCAGGCATGCTGGTGATAGGCCTAAGGCTCAGGTACAAGCCTAGCAGAGCTACGGGCTATGCTGGAGTAAGCTACGGCCGCAGGCCCGTTTTATAAACCCAAACCAAGCCTTCGACCTGGCTATCCAGTGCCTGCAGCAAAGCCCAAAGGGCTGCTACAGAGGTCCAGTATGTCAAACAACGTCATCCCAAGGTGGCGGCGCGGCTATAGGCTAGCCAACTCGGCTCGGTGCCAGCGATGGCACGGCATGGAGCTGCGGCTTGGccggattttttttcttttttttccaaactctagggttaaaaaccctaattgcttctaaattaatttcgattctttgactcacaaattccacatagaaTAATTGTGTATTGCATGAACAagtatatattgacaaaatatatgaacacatatacaatatatataattgaaaggaaaatataaatatagggggttcatacttcatggggaatgttttcatgcttcaaggttttttcaaatatcttaatttattttaaaggaACCTGATTGGAAAAAAACAAttgagcctttgaatttgtacaAGATACTTCTTTgaaagccggaattgcatcttcaatgcgttgtatcacattcaacaaagaaaaattaaattcaatcaatagcatgtagatcaattcaatagaataataaattaatcataaaaagaatgattaaaacgtaatactcccctgattgaagatcaaactctctttagcgcaATGTCAAgatcgtgctgataacgtgttgtaggcctaatttATTTAGTCATATAAAggacagagagagagggggtgtagcacaatagagagaaagagagagatgtgtaattgtgaggtgtgttctattccacctcgttgtgcctttatttatagtagtagggaaggttaattccttaccctaataagattacaactctaataggataatatctaatatccctagatacattaggatttacacaatcacattcataataTAATAAGActacaacaaaaacaacattAATCGGACGGAAGGCGAAAGGTCCGATTTTTATTACAAAACTTTAAACTACGTTTTGGAGACTAAAACAACCATGGATGGCCAAAATCCATCTTATATCACATCATAGTGGTGAGCTTGGACCATGGCGTAGTTCCGTTTTTGAAAAAGTATCACGGGTCCAAATCAAAGCTAAAACACCAAATCTACAAATTCAAACCGGAGCTCAACCAAACTCTCAAAAGCCGTTCAGCTCAATCCAAAAGTTTTCTTCAAAACCAATCCTCAATCGATCGAAGTGATCCTCAATGTTTATTGGTCTGCTACCTTGTAGTATGATTTTAGTTAATGTCTCTCCCAACTAAGTTTCCTCATTGATGACAAATATTTTCAACTTAGTTTAATTAACCTGATATCATGAATCGCGCCTGCTTCTCATGGCTTGAATGTTGCTTGTTTCACGGCTTGTTCCATTTCAAGtgtattttcttttaatctagTTAATAGTTTCTGCATTTCTATGAATTGTATTCTTCTTTTAGCTATGGAGTGATTAAGATCAGTTTTACTTCATCATCTTTCGTTATTACGTTTTAGGTaggcacaaaaacaaaacaaaacaatttcaaTTCCTCAATCATCGAGGTATAGAAAAGAACTTTGAGTCCCATTAGGCACTCAATCTTTGGTTTAGAAGTTAGTATAATCACACAAATCTACAACATCATTACACAAACAGTGGCCTCCAACAGTGGCATGGATGCAATCTTCTTTTGCTCAAGCCTTCATTTGGCCCTGAGATTGAAGGAAACACTCGAAGCAAACTTCGTATTGACAAATTAGAGCCTCCGTCCGATTATGGCACCAACAATAGTTTATCTTGGTGTGCTGTTTACATAGTTTTTCGCATGCAAATAGAGAGTACAATAAGGAAACTGTTCATCGATTCAAAATCGTAAACATATAGTTAATTCACATGCAATCCGAGTTTTCTATAAAACTCGGGGTCAAATGTGGACAAGGTAATTGAGTTTCTTTCCTTCCATATTTGGTTGatatcatttttgtttttgaacaaTTGCCTATAACAATCTTAGTAAATATGTCAAACACCGAATCAGATACACAACGCACAAGATCACAGATACACACCGTGTCTCTTGCTAAGTGCCCTTAAATTACATATTCACATGTAAAAGGGCCAAGTAAACTTCCAAGAAAGGAACACCAGATAAAACTTTAGCTTATAACCCCTTTGCTTTAGTATATACTCTGTttcttgtataaaaaaaaacattctttTTGGTTGTGGATATGATCACTTACAGGACCATTCACATGCTCAACAATTGCGTGGTACTCGCATGCTTCTGTCACTGCCTACACCAATAATTGGTGAAAGAATATCAGTATCGTACATATGGGTATTAATCTATTAACCATATATATTAGGTATTACTGACCACATTCACAAGGATAGGATGCTTTAgtataattaatttatttagctTTATACTACATCTAGATCATACTCTCACTATTTTCGTTTAGAAAAAGAGCACATACGCTAAATGTTGCtattttgtttaaaattgtGCTAGCAATagttatacatatacatacGGTGTTGACTATTCATATAACAGAATTTAAATTGTAACACTCAGTTAACAGTACCTCACAACCGTCCAACTATATTCATAACATAATTTTGCGTACATACACGAGTGAAAGTGGAAGTCATAACCACAGTTCACAGAGAATCATCtctcatatattaatttaatagtAGTATTTTTCATCAGTTCGATTATCACTCACCATCATATAGTTATCAAAATATAATCCCCAGTTGACACGCCACATGCTAAAtaccattctctctctctctctctctctctctctctctctctcctttaaGTTTCTATATTGATAATGATTTCAttactataattattatattttgtgtGCGCTGCATATGCATGGCCATCATGTACCTTATAAGCCAATAATTGGTACAACATGTGGTCAATCACCAAATGAAGTATAGTACATACATATATCATGCATGCGGCTGTGCCCGGTGCAAAAACTTATCGGTGCCATCAGCATACCTCTACTTATAAATAAGAAGAGAGACAGAGTCACAGAGAAACACAATAGAAGACCTATTGCGagcatttttaatttctttctctACTAAAACTACTAGCCAGTATGGTGCTAACTAAGGTAGCTGCTGAAAAGTCGCCAATAAGGGTGCCTTTGCTTCAACTGGTGGTGAGAGAGTATGATGAAGAACGTGATAAGACCGCGGTGGAGGAGATGGAAAGGAAGTGTGAACTTGAGCAGTGTGGAAACCCTTCTTTAGTAACTGATCTCATGGGTGATCCTACATGTCGCATTCGCCGCTTCCCGACACACGTTATGCTGGTAATTAACCTCTTCGTCATCAACACTTCAATTCGAAAAcagataatatatatacatgaagtaatgctaggtagactaaatttttaaatcaaatttgcaaactaaataatgtggtAATAGATGATTGGGTAGTTCCATAACATATTGGTTAGCTAGGTATGTAAATTACTAGCTAGTAAAACCCTAGTTTAATTGTTTAATGTTACACAACttttattgacactccaaaattTCATTGTGCACTCGTCACAAGtatattttctttctaaatataaaaaatctGAAATGCTTGCACGATTagaattttgaagtgttagtaACAATTCCCTAATTTTATTTCATCTTTTAATTACTTGTATgcaaagaaatggaaaaaaaaaattagagcagGATagacaatatatataaatacaatttaatatttgttcatttttggtttttcgttaaaattaataaaacataGTTGTGAACAGATTGCAGAGTACGGAGAACAAAATATAGTAGGTGTGATAAGGGGTTGTGTAAAAGAGGCAACATCAGGCAATTCAGTTTTTGTAAGGCTTGCTTATATTTTGGGACTTAGGGTCTCTCCCACGCAcaggttctctctctctatctctctctctctctctgtgtgtgtgtgtgtacctaACTTCAATATGTTCATTCCATTAATCCATTAACTACATGAACATGCAGATCATTTACCCCAAAATTGTATTAGAAAGATAAGAGTGACCAAAACTTTGGCATCGATCGGCATGTTAATATTTGCATGACTTTTTGCTAGCTATGAAAGCAAGAAATTAAAACAGTAGTTTTCactattttcttctcttctcttctctctctctctctctctctctctctctctctctctctctctctctctctctctctctctctctctctctctctctctcgtgaaTATATACGTGGATGATTCTAATCTCATTCCCACctcacaaaaaggaaaaaaaaaagggaagaaggTGAGAGTGATTTAAGGGGAGATTAGATTCTACCAAAAAGAGAAATGCAATGTTCCTCGTATCATGGAAAGGAGCAAAAGCATGCAACTAGCTAGCTAGTTAGCCTGTCCTCGACACATGTATCCACCAGCGaccttacaaaaaaaatttaaagaaagcAAATGACATCTTAGATGGAATgtagtccccccccccccccctattCCCTTATTTCCACCATGCATATTGTCTTTCGTAGCTATTATAttacgagaaatttttcaaattgTCCAATATTCAACTAGACGTTTCATGTGTCATAAAATAAGTGTATCATCGTAAAAAAATTATCTTCTCCAGTTGTATTATGACATGTGGTGTACCCCTAAAATACCGATTCTTGAAGAAACTCTCCTCTATTACCTTATCCACACGGTGAATGTGCTCTACTATCCACCCCACCTTTTGATCAATATTTTGTGATTcctctttccctttctttttttcttcactaCCTATAGACAAAGCCTCTCTTGGATGTACAGCGAGCCTgctgaaaaaataaattgatatcTTAGCATATAAGAGTGCTAAGAAACTGCCGATTAATTAGCAATACTTATAAATTATCTTCATAGTAGGTATATCCCATTCCATATCCGTTGTTCATTGAGCGGGATAGGATTGTGATCTTCTATTGACTGTTTCGTGGCCAAAGTACATATTACATAAAGAACGTTAAGAGTTCATTACTTTTGCCCTTTTTTGGATCCACAATTAAGTGTCATACGGGAAAAAATGTGGTCACGAAACAGTTAATACGAGAGTACTATCTATTACGCGAGTGGAATCCCTTAAGGAGTGTAAAAGGTTTCTTATTGTTCTGATGTATTTAATTTCCATGCAGGAGGCTAGGCATTGGTTCAAAACTAGTCACACATTTGGAAGAATGGTGCAAGCAAAACGGAGCAAACTATGCATACATGGCCACAGACTGTACAAACGAGGCCTCTATCAATCTGTTCACAATAAAATGTGCATACCAAAAGTTTCGCACACCCACAATATTGGTCCAACCAGTCCATGCACACAAGAAGCCAATATCCTCGACCAAAATTGCAATCGTTCAACTTCCAGCGAAGCTAGCCGAGTCAATCTATTGCCAACTCTTTGCCCAATCAGAATTTTTCCCCAAAGATATCCACAACATTTTATCTAGTCACCTCAATTTGGGTAGTTTCATGGCCCTACCGAAAAAGTCCCTCCTCAAGTTTGATCCACAAAAGGACACTACTCTGCCTACAAACTTTGCCATCCTCAGTGTTTGGAACACGAAAGAAGTGTTCAAGTTGCAAGTGAAGGGAGTGTCGAGCCTAACGTATGCATGTTGTGTGGGGGCTAGGGTTTTAGATGCATGGCTTCCATGGCTGCGATTGCCTTCGTTTCCCAACGTTTTTAAGCAGTTTGGGGTCCACTTCATGTACGGACTACACATGGAGGGTAAGAACGGAAAGTGGCTCATGAAGGCTTTGTGCAACTTTGTGCATAACATGGCTAGAGAAGACGATGGTTGTGCTGCTGTGGTGACTGAGGTGAGCCAGAGGGACCCAGTTAGAGAGGCAATCCCACATTGGAGAAAGTTGTCGTGGGAAGAAGATATGTGGTGCGTTAAGAAGCTTGCTGATCAAGCAAAGCAAGGAGAGAAGACGACGTCATCTGATGACGGCCAGTTTGATTGGATTAACACTCGATCTTCTTCATCGGTGGTTTTTGTTGACCCTCGTGACTtctagcatgcatatatatgtacTCATATCAtattgagaaggaaaaaaactGTTCATAGTTATACTTGTATCTTCTACTTCTATAGCACATAAATGTCTCAAATTGCAAACTACTAATAGGGGAATCAGTCGAATACGGAATAATTGctataagagcaagtccacccgtTTTGTCATGGCAAGGGGCAGAGGTAGGATAGGGTAGTTACCATTCACTTTTAATAGTAAATGACTTAAAACAAGCCTATTCTACCCATGCATGCAAGAATTGTCATGGCAGTTAGAGTTCACATTTTAGTTTATAACAATATAGAGGTGTACAGATGGTCGAGACAACGCAAACCGGTACCGTTTAAAGTATCCTAgcacaaaattgaaaaatgctACGATGAATGATCTGCAATCATGAAATTTGTAGCAACCAATGATGTACGTACGTACTCTTCTGTAATCTTTAATAGTGACTGCATCCAAGTCAATCTCAGTTGTACATTGAACACCTGCAATGAACATTATTCAAAAGTAGTGTTCAATGAGAAGGAAATAATGAAAGACAAACTGGATTCAGTGATAATCAAAATATAGAACTTTGCAattagggagactttggatgcgtaGCCACCAATATTTCCTAATTGAAACCTtattgatttttagtttttttatcaaagtcctCTGATTTTGTACACCTCaacatattaatattaatatattttcatataagCAGTTATGTTTAACactttacaaaatttaaaatcccaCATTTAGTGGGATATAAATTACAAGAAACATCCTTTAattaataagttttttttttaccttaacAAAATGCCaacttaaaaaatgaaaaatatttcaaaatattttGATTGGACAATATAAAATTTTCAAGATATCAAACGAATGTacccatacacacacacacacacacgcacgcacACGTAGGCTTCAAACAAACGTACCCTTTCATATAACAAATAGGTATATTCAAGAATGGATacatttaaaactaaaaaattataTGGATTTGTacatttaaaactaaaaaattgaaatatttctatataaaattaatgaatacaaacttattttaaattttattttgtataaattgaaaataaattaggAGATTAATGAAAGTGTGAATATTAAaatcctaaattaattaataatttttatttaaaaatttatgtAACTGGCAAGTAAATCAATTGTTaaattttatactaaaaaattatgtaaaaaatatatataaattcattattaaattaatgtcaaaaacttcaatcaaaatttaaaaactaataaaatgaCAGAGGACCaaatacaaatttctttttcttgcaaTAATTATCTCCAATATGGGAaacttggaaagaaaaaaaataggtgCATGTTACTATTCATAAAAAATCAAGGAAAGCAGGAACATTCTACAAGTCACATCACTATAAGATACTCAGAAATGAATAATTTGAAATACCAAAAGCCAACTTGCTTACACATATGCTACTGCAAATGTGGTCCCAGAATCTTTGAGGAACTAAAGCTGGCTACTTTGACACTTGTGAGGGCAGGGCATTGGCATTGGAGCCTTAAGCACCCATGTAACCACCTTCCGAGCATTAATTTCCGAACATAATTCGCTACTATAGGAGTTAGAATTTTCTAGTCAAAACTCTTCGAGTCTGCCATTATCGTCTAGCGATTCAAGACATTTCTCTTTTAAGGAAGCATCAGGGAATTTGACTTCAGGGTAGGGTAGTATGAAAGGAGGTTGATTGTGGTTTATTAAGAAGTCTGGAGTTGATTCTTTCTAGGTTGATTCACAAAGTTTTGTGCTTATTATCAAAATCAAACATAAtataaaggttttttttagttaaaatggtcCCTGGTATTTATATAAATTCT
This window harbors:
- the LOC126582309 gene encoding probable N-acetyltransferase HLS1 gives rise to the protein MVLTKVAAEKSPIRVPLLQLVVREYDEERDKTAVEEMERKCELEQCGNPSLVTDLMGDPTCRIRRFPTHVMLIAEYGEQNIVGVIRGCVKEATSGNSVFVRLAYILGLRVSPTHRRLGIGSKLVTHLEEWCKQNGANYAYMATDCTNEASINLFTIKCAYQKFRTPTILVQPVHAHKKPISSTKIAIVQLPAKLAESIYCQLFAQSEFFPKDIHNILSSHLNLGSFMALPKKSLLKFDPQKDTTLPTNFAILSVWNTKEVFKLQVKGVSSLTYACCVGARVLDAWLPWLRLPSFPNVFKQFGVHFMYGLHMEGKNGKWLMKALCNFVHNMAREDDGCAAVVTEVSQRDPVREAIPHWRKLSWEEDMWCVKKLADQAKQGEKTTSSDDGQFDWINTRSSSSVVFVDPRDF